CGGGCATCAGGCAGGTGGAGGACGGCTACCCGCCGAACGGCCCGCTGGCGCGCCTGAGGCGGCACCCGTGGTACCCGTACCGCGGCTGGGTCTTGGGCTCCGCGCTGCTGTTCGTGCTCCTGGTGGTGCTGCTCGCGCTCTGAGCGCCGGCCGGCGCGCCGCGTGCGCCTCGAGCGCCGGTCCGCGGGAGCCTCGACGCTCGATGACCGGGGCCCCCGCCCCACCCCTGACACGGGCGCCGCGCCCGCCCGCACCGCCGGGCCTCCCTCCCTGCTAGGCTCCCGGCATGCGCCAGACGATCACCACGACAGGAGCGCCGGCAGCGGTGGGTCCCTACTCGCAGGCCGTCAGGGTGGGCGACCTCGTGTTCACGGCCGGCCAGGTCGCGCTGCGCCCAGACGGCAGCTTCGTCGGGGGCTCGGTCGCGGAGCAGACGGAGCAGGTCATGCGCAACCTCGCCGCCGTGCTCGAGGCGGCGGGCACGGGCTTCGAGCACGTGGTCAAGGCCACCTGCTTCCTCACCGACATGGCGAGCTTCGACGAGTTCAACCGCGTCTACGGCGCCCACTTCCCCGGCGAGCCGCCGGCGCGCACCACCGTGGCGGTGGCTGACC
Above is a genomic segment from Trueperaceae bacterium containing:
- a CDS encoding Rid family detoxifying hydrolase, which gives rise to MRQTITTTGAPAAVGPYSQAVRVGDLVFTAGQVALRPDGSFVGGSVAEQTEQVMRNLAAVLEAAGTGFEHVVKATCFLTDMASFDEFNRVYGAHFPGEPPARTTVAVADLPRGAAVEVELVARVP